In Bacteriovorax stolpii, a single genomic region encodes these proteins:
- the fliW gene encoding flagellar assembly protein FliW gives MKIKTTRFGELEVDKKDIIEFTEGLLGFENLKKFFIVDPGDQTLILWLQSTDDAATAFPIIEPKIFQPNYMVKLLPVELNSLALENLSNASVYTVLTIPQNVTEMSANLKAPIIINNKTKMARQIVLQDSKLEVRFKMYMDLKKYIVNYSTNASDDSKRTNVAQAARDNGTTVVSTNTANTTTKTNSPEAN, from the coding sequence GTGAAAATCAAAACTACTAGATTTGGCGAACTAGAAGTCGACAAAAAAGACATTATTGAGTTTACAGAAGGTTTACTCGGTTTTGAAAACCTAAAAAAATTCTTCATCGTTGATCCAGGTGATCAAACGCTTATTCTTTGGCTTCAATCGACTGATGATGCAGCTACTGCATTTCCAATCATCGAACCAAAAATTTTCCAACCTAACTACATGGTAAAACTTCTTCCAGTTGAACTTAACAGTTTAGCACTAGAAAATTTATCAAATGCAAGCGTGTACACAGTGCTTACTATCCCACAAAACGTTACTGAAATGTCAGCGAACCTAAAAGCGCCGATCATCATCAATAACAAAACAAAGATGGCAAGACAGATCGTTCTTCAAGATTCAAAACTAGAAGTTCGTTTCAAAATGTACATGGATCTTAAGAAGTATATCGTTAACTACTCTACGAATGCTTCAGATGATTCTAAGAGAACTAACGTTGCTCAAGCAGCTAGAGACAATGGGACAACTGTTGTTTCAACAAACACAGCGAACACGACAACAAAAACGAATTCTCCAGAAGCTAACTAA